In one Sphingomonas sp. AP4-R1 genomic region, the following are encoded:
- a CDS encoding DUF3297 family protein: MTDSTNTPPDRLSTDPRSDHYDADALQRGVGIRFKGVEKTNIEEYCVSESWVKMAVGKSRDRFGNPMTMKMSGAVEPYYRDIAGDGETTAAAESDAPKTDDAEQAD, encoded by the coding sequence ATGACCGACAGCACCAACACCCCGCCCGATCGCCTTTCGACCGATCCGCGCAGCGACCATTATGATGCGGACGCGCTCCAGCGCGGCGTCGGCATCCGCTTCAAGGGCGTCGAGAAGACCAATATCGAGGAATATTGCGTCTCCGAAAGCTGGGTGAAGATGGCCGTCGGCAAATCGCGCGATCGGTTCGGCAATCCGATGACGATGAAGATGTCCGGTGCGGTCGAGCCTTATTATCGCGACATCGCCGGTGACGGCGAAACCACGGCGGCCGCCGAAAGCGACGCGCCCAAGACGGACGACGCGGAACAGGCGGACTGA
- a CDS encoding cystathionine gamma-synthase family protein, with translation MAGGDENEADLTGGSQRRRPRRQLEEIGGRRLSPATLMMGHGFDPALSEGALKPPIFLTSTFVFENAAAGKRHFEGVTGKRPGGAEGLVYSRFNGPNQEILEDRLGIWEGAEEALTFSSGMAAIATLLLAYVKPGDVIVHSAPLYAATETLIGKILGRFGVTWLDFPAGATRAEIDAVLDRAKAQGRVALVYLESPANPTNALVDVEAVVAARDAAFGEDKPPVAIDNTFLGPLWQQPLRQGADIVVYSLTKYAGGHSDLVAGSAVGAKAMIDPIRAMRNTIGTITDPHTAWMLLRSLETLELRMTRASENAAKVCAYLRDHPKVEQVGYLGFLDPASRQADIYRRHCTGAGSTFSLYLKGGEREAFAFLDAMKIAKLAVSLGGTETLASAPAAMTHLSVPDDRKAALGISDNLVRISIGVENADDLIADMEQALAAV, from the coding sequence ATGGCGGGCGGGGACGAGAATGAGGCTGATCTGACCGGCGGCTCGCAACGCCGCCGGCCCCGTCGGCAGCTTGAGGAGATTGGCGGGCGCAGGCTGTCACCCGCCACCCTCATGATGGGCCACGGCTTCGATCCGGCTCTGTCCGAAGGCGCGCTGAAGCCGCCCATCTTCCTCACCTCCACCTTCGTCTTCGAGAATGCGGCCGCCGGAAAGCGGCACTTCGAAGGCGTCACCGGCAAGAGGCCGGGCGGGGCGGAGGGCCTCGTCTATTCGCGCTTCAACGGGCCCAATCAGGAAATCCTCGAGGATCGCCTCGGGATCTGGGAAGGCGCGGAAGAAGCGCTGACCTTCTCCAGCGGCATGGCCGCGATCGCGACCCTGCTGCTCGCTTATGTGAAGCCGGGCGACGTGATCGTCCATTCGGCCCCGCTTTATGCCGCGACCGAGACGTTGATCGGCAAGATCCTCGGCCGCTTCGGCGTGACGTGGCTCGATTTCCCGGCGGGCGCCACGCGCGCCGAGATCGATGCGGTGCTGGATCGCGCGAAGGCGCAGGGCCGCGTCGCGCTCGTCTATCTCGAAAGCCCCGCCAATCCGACCAACGCGCTGGTCGATGTCGAGGCGGTCGTCGCCGCGCGCGATGCCGCGTTCGGCGAGGACAAGCCTCCGGTCGCGATCGACAACACCTTCCTGGGCCCCCTGTGGCAGCAGCCGCTGCGGCAGGGCGCGGACATCGTCGTCTACAGCCTCACCAAATATGCGGGCGGGCATAGCGATCTGGTCGCGGGATCGGCGGTCGGCGCGAAGGCGATGATCGATCCGATCCGCGCGATGCGCAACACGATCGGCACGATCACCGATCCGCACACAGCCTGGATGCTGCTCCGTTCGCTGGAGACGCTGGAGCTTCGCATGACGCGCGCGAGCGAGAATGCGGCGAAGGTCTGCGCCTATCTGCGCGATCATCCCAAGGTGGAGCAGGTCGGCTATCTCGGCTTCCTCGATCCCGCCAGCCGGCAGGCCGATATCTATCGCCGCCACTGCACCGGCGCGGGCTCCACCTTCTCGCTGTATCTGAAGGGCGGCGAGCGCGAAGCCTTCGCCTTCCTCGATGCGATGAAGATCGCCAAGCTGGCGGTCAGCCTGGGCGGCACCGAGACGCTGGCAAGCGCACCCGCCGCGATGACGCACCTCTCCGTGCCCGACGATCGCAAGGCCGCACTCGGCATCAGCGACAATCTCGTCCGGATCTCGATCGGCGTGGAGAATGCGGACGATCTGATCGCGGACATGGAGCAGGCGCTGGCGGCGGTCTGA
- the mltG gene encoding endolytic transglycosylase MltG gives MAKRNARGFGCLGFLLLVALVAGGFFWLYVHRNWSGPGPATHPTTLIVPQGSTLADTARELEHLGAVRSTTGFLRFARRFGDSAPIRAGEYEVAPHMSAKDILALLQTGRTVQRLITIPEGMPSILVFERLAREKVLTGKLPIPEEGTVLPGTYSFQRGEPRKAVLKRMQDAMTQTLDQLWIRRKANTVVNTKEEAITLASIVEKETGVPVERPMVAGVYSNRLRQGMKLQADPTIIYPITKGKPLGRRIKLSEVRAVNDYNTYAMTGLPKGPITNPGRDAIAATLAPAQTDALYFVADGKGGHVFSDTLAEHNANVQRYYRLRRAQGTR, from the coding sequence ATGGCCAAGCGTAACGCCCGCGGCTTCGGCTGCCTCGGTTTTCTGCTGCTCGTGGCGCTCGTCGCCGGGGGCTTCTTCTGGCTGTACGTCCACCGCAACTGGAGCGGACCCGGCCCGGCGACGCACCCGACCACGTTGATCGTGCCGCAGGGATCGACGCTGGCGGATACGGCGCGCGAACTGGAGCATCTGGGCGCGGTGCGCTCGACCACCGGCTTCCTGCGCTTCGCCCGCCGCTTCGGCGATTCGGCGCCGATCCGCGCGGGCGAATATGAAGTCGCGCCGCACATGAGCGCGAAGGACATCCTCGCGCTGCTGCAGACCGGGCGCACCGTGCAGCGGCTGATCACGATTCCCGAAGGCATGCCCTCGATCCTCGTGTTCGAGCGGCTGGCGAGGGAGAAGGTGCTGACCGGCAAGCTGCCGATTCCGGAGGAAGGCACCGTCCTGCCGGGCACCTACAGCTTCCAGCGGGGCGAACCGCGCAAGGCCGTGCTGAAGCGGATGCAGGATGCGATGACGCAGACGCTCGACCAGCTCTGGATCCGGCGCAAGGCGAACACCGTGGTCAACACGAAGGAGGAGGCGATCACGCTGGCCTCGATCGTGGAGAAGGAAACGGGCGTTCCGGTCGAGCGGCCGATGGTGGCGGGCGTCTATTCGAACCGGCTGCGGCAGGGGATGAAGCTGCAGGCCGATCCGACGATCATCTACCCGATCACGAAGGGCAAGCCGCTCGGCCGCCGGATCAAGCTCTCCGAAGTGCGCGCGGTGAACGATTACAACACCTATGCGATGACCGGCCTGCCCAAGGGGCCGATCACCAATCCGGGCCGTGACGCGATCGCGGCGACGCTGGCGCCGGCGCAGACGGACGCGCTCTATTTCGTCGCGGACGGCAAGGGTGGCCACGTCTTCTCGGACACGCTGGCCGAGCATAATGCCAACGTGCAGCGTTATTATCGCCTGCGCCGCGCGCAGGGCACGCGCTGA
- the fabF gene encoding beta-ketoacyl-ACP synthase II encodes MRRVVVTGLGLVTPVGADVETAWANILAGKSGAGRITRFDPVGQKCTIACEVKPADHEYGFDPSKRVDHKVQRQVDPFIVYGIDAAGQALEDAGLTELTEEQSYRAGISTGAGIGGLPGIESESIVCKEKGPSRVSPHFVHGRLINLISGQVSIKYGLRGPNHAVVTACSTGAHAIGDAARMIAMDDADIMLAGGAEGAICPLGIAGFAQARALSTNFNDTPEKASRPYDKDRDGFVMGEGAGIVVLEEYEHAKARGAKIYCEVVGYGLSGDAYHVTAPHPEGSGAFRSMQMALKKAGLEPKDIDYINAHGTSTPLGDELELGAVRRLFGDAMDTVSMSSTKSMIGHLLGGAGAVESIFCILALRDQIVPPTINLDNPSDNCVGVDLVPHVAKKRPVRAVLNNSFGFGGTNASLVMRAL; translated from the coding sequence CTGCGCCGCGTGGTCGTAACCGGACTGGGCCTTGTGACGCCGGTGGGCGCCGACGTCGAAACCGCATGGGCGAACATCCTGGCCGGTAAATCCGGCGCGGGCCGCATCACGCGCTTCGATCCCGTGGGACAGAAGTGCACGATCGCCTGCGAGGTGAAGCCCGCCGATCACGAATATGGCTTCGATCCCTCCAAGCGCGTCGACCACAAGGTGCAGCGCCAGGTGGATCCGTTCATCGTCTATGGCATCGACGCCGCCGGTCAGGCGCTGGAGGATGCGGGCCTGACGGAACTGACCGAGGAGCAGAGCTATCGCGCCGGCATCTCCACCGGCGCGGGCATCGGCGGCCTGCCGGGCATCGAGAGCGAATCGATCGTCTGCAAGGAGAAGGGCCCGAGCCGCGTCTCCCCGCACTTCGTGCATGGGCGGCTGATCAACCTGATCTCCGGTCAGGTCTCGATCAAATATGGCCTGCGGGGCCCCAATCACGCGGTCGTCACCGCCTGCTCCACCGGCGCGCATGCGATCGGCGATGCGGCGCGCATGATCGCGATGGACGATGCGGACATCATGCTGGCGGGTGGCGCCGAGGGCGCGATCTGCCCGCTCGGCATCGCCGGCTTCGCCCAGGCGCGCGCGCTCTCTACCAATTTCAACGACACGCCCGAAAAGGCGAGCCGCCCCTATGACAAGGATCGCGACGGCTTCGTGATGGGCGAGGGCGCCGGCATCGTCGTGCTCGAGGAATATGAGCATGCGAAGGCGCGCGGCGCGAAGATCTATTGCGAAGTGGTGGGCTATGGCCTGTCGGGCGACGCCTATCATGTGACGGCGCCGCACCCGGAAGGTTCGGGCGCGTTCCGCTCGATGCAGATGGCGCTGAAGAAGGCGGGGCTCGAGCCCAAGGACATCGACTATATCAACGCGCACGGCACCTCGACGCCGCTGGGCGACGAACTGGAACTGGGCGCGGTGCGCCGCCTGTTCGGCGATGCGATGGATACGGTTTCGATGTCCTCGACCAAGTCGATGATCGGCCATCTGCTGGGCGGCGCGGGGGCGGTCGAATCGATCTTCTGCATCCTCGCGCTGCGCGACCAGATCGTCCCGCCCACGATCAACCTCGATAATCCGAGCGACAATTGCGTGGGCGTCGATCTCGTGCCGCACGTCGCGAAGAAGCGGCCGGTGCGCGCGGTGCTGAACAACAGCTTCGGCTTCGGCGGCACCAACGCCAGCCTCGTGATGCGCGCGCTCTGA
- a CDS encoding acyl carrier protein, whose product MSETAERVKKIVVEHLGVEPEKVTEEASFIDDLGADSLDIVELVMAFEEEFGVEIPDDAAEKITTVKDAISYIDTHKA is encoded by the coding sequence ATGAGCGAGACCGCCGAGCGCGTGAAGAAGATCGTCGTCGAGCATCTCGGCGTCGAACCCGAGAAGGTGACCGAGGAGGCCAGCTTCATCGATGATCTGGGCGCGGACAGCCTCGACATCGTCGAACTGGTGATGGCGTTCGAAGAAGAATTCGGCGTCGAGATCCCGGACGATGCGGCCGAGAAGATCACGACCGTGAAGGACGCGATCAGCTACATCGATACGCACAAGGCGTAA
- the fabG gene encoding 3-oxoacyl-[acyl-carrier-protein] reductase: MFDLTGMTALVTGASGGIGSAIAKSLAAQGAKVALSGTRIEALEALAAEIGNGAVAVPCNLGDSASVEALIPAALEALGGKIDILVNNAGITRDNLVMRMKDEEWDQVISVNLEAAFRLIRAAARPMMKARFGRIVTITSVVGTTGNPGQANYAASKGGLTAMSKALAQELASRGITVNCVAPGFIASAMTDALNEQQKGAILGRIPAGALGEGADVAAAVTYLASREAGYVTGQTLHVNGGMAMI; this comes from the coding sequence ATGTTTGATCTGACAGGTATGACGGCGCTGGTGACGGGCGCTTCGGGCGGGATTGGCTCGGCCATCGCCAAGTCGCTGGCGGCGCAGGGCGCGAAGGTCGCGCTGTCGGGTACGCGGATCGAGGCGCTGGAGGCGCTCGCCGCCGAGATCGGAAATGGCGCGGTCGCGGTGCCCTGCAATCTGGGCGATTCCGCGTCGGTGGAGGCGTTGATCCCCGCCGCGCTGGAGGCGCTGGGCGGGAAGATCGACATCCTCGTCAACAATGCCGGCATCACGCGCGACAATCTCGTGATGCGGATGAAGGACGAGGAATGGGATCAGGTGATCTCGGTCAATCTCGAGGCCGCCTTCCGCCTGATCCGCGCCGCCGCGCGCCCGATGATGAAGGCGCGCTTCGGCCGGATCGTGACGATCACGTCCGTCGTCGGCACCACCGGCAATCCGGGGCAGGCCAATTATGCGGCATCCAAGGGTGGCCTTACCGCCATGTCCAAGGCGCTGGCGCAGGAACTGGCGTCGCGCGGCATCACCGTGAACTGCGTGGCGCCGGGCTTCATCGCCAGCGCGATGACCGATGCGCTGAACGAGCAGCAGAAGGGCGCGATTCTCGGCCGCATCCCGGCCGGCGCGCTGGGCGAGGGCGCCGATGTCGCCGCCGCCGTCACCTATCTGGCCAGCCGCGAGGCGGGCTATGTCACCGGCCAGACCTTGCATGTGAATGGCGGGATGGCGATGATCTGA
- a CDS encoding GxxExxY protein, whose product MRDIDLISGDVIDAALRLHRDLGPGRLESVYEALLAAKLERLGYRVARQRAIDIEHDNIRFEGAFRVDLIVDDRLIVEIKSVERLSAVHAKQLLTYLRLTKQPVGLLINFAGATLREGIRRVVNDHRPLSASASPREPSSSDSRDENV is encoded by the coding sequence GTGCGCGACATCGATCTGATCAGCGGTGACGTGATCGATGCCGCTTTGCGTCTGCATCGCGATCTCGGTCCCGGCCGGCTCGAAAGCGTCTACGAGGCGCTGCTGGCGGCCAAGTTGGAGCGATTGGGATATCGGGTCGCCCGTCAGCGTGCGATCGATATCGAGCATGACAATATTCGCTTCGAGGGCGCGTTTCGTGTCGATCTCATCGTCGATGATCGGCTGATCGTCGAGATCAAGTCTGTCGAGCGGCTGAGCGCGGTTCACGCCAAGCAATTACTGACGTATCTCAGATTGACGAAGCAGCCTGTGGGGCTGCTTATCAATTTCGCTGGCGCGACTTTGCGTGAGGGAATCCGGCGGGTCGTGAACGATCACCGCCCCCTCAGCGCCTCTGCGTCTCCGCGTGAACCATCTTCTTCTGATTCGAGGGACGAGAATGTTTGA
- the fabD gene encoding ACP S-malonyltransferase: protein MRAFVFPGQGSQAVGMGAALAAASTAARAVFQEVDDALGQNLARLMAEGPADDLTLTENAQPAIMANAIAALRVLETDGGIRLVDKADFVAGHSLGEYSALCGAQAFDLATTARLLKLRGQAMQAAVPVGEGAMAALLGADYALAEAICAEAAEGEVCQAANDNGGGQVVISGHKAAVERAMALSKEKGVKRALPLPVSAPFHCALMQPAADAMAEALAKAAIRAPLVPVYANVTAAPVADPDQIRELLVMQVTGTVRWRESVEAMVAAGVTEFVEFGAKVLGPMIKRIAPDATTTSLVTMADIEAFAAGL from the coding sequence ATGCGAGCATTCGTTTTTCCGGGCCAGGGCAGCCAGGCCGTCGGCATGGGCGCCGCGCTTGCGGCCGCATCGACGGCGGCGCGCGCCGTCTTTCAGGAAGTGGATGATGCGCTCGGCCAGAATCTCGCGCGGCTGATGGCCGAAGGGCCCGCCGACGATCTGACGCTGACCGAAAATGCCCAGCCGGCGATCATGGCCAATGCCATTGCGGCGCTGCGCGTGCTGGAGACGGACGGCGGGATCCGGCTGGTCGACAAGGCCGATTTCGTCGCGGGCCACTCGCTCGGCGAATATAGCGCCCTGTGCGGGGCGCAGGCGTTCGATCTCGCCACGACGGCGCGCCTGCTGAAGCTGCGCGGGCAGGCGATGCAGGCGGCGGTGCCGGTGGGCGAGGGCGCGATGGCGGCGTTGCTGGGCGCCGATTATGCGCTGGCCGAGGCGATCTGCGCCGAGGCGGCCGAGGGCGAGGTCTGCCAGGCCGCGAACGACAATGGCGGCGGGCAGGTCGTGATCTCCGGTCACAAGGCGGCCGTGGAGCGGGCGATGGCGCTTTCCAAGGAGAAAGGCGTGAAGCGCGCTCTGCCGCTGCCCGTCTCCGCGCCGTTCCATTGCGCGCTGATGCAGCCGGCCGCCGATGCGATGGCGGAGGCGCTGGCCAAGGCCGCGATCCGCGCGCCGCTGGTTCCGGTCTATGCCAATGTGACGGCGGCGCCGGTGGCCGATCCCGACCAGATTCGCGAGTTGCTGGTGATGCAGGTGACGGGCACGGTGCGCTGGCGCGAGAGCGTGGAGGCGATGGTCGCGGCGGGCGTGACGGAGTTCGTGGAGTTCGGCGCCAAGGTACTGGGCCCGATGATCAAGCGCATCGCGCCGGATGCGACGACGACGAGCCTGGTGACTATGGCCGACATCGAGGCGTTCGCGGCGGGGTTGTAA
- a CDS encoding outer membrane protein, protein MSKFILAAAVIATATPAFAQSAEPTNWTGFYVGGRAGYSFQPGDGDETVLFDNNLDGNFGDTVRTTTGANAFSPGFCGGGARSAVAADGCTKDKDSLEFALHAGYDFDLGKVVIGGLAEVGMGYAEDSVTAFSTTPANYTWTRRMAENYGLRARVGYALGAQRNTLVYGTGGVVWAKMDNSFRSSNRANAFQDLSDNTVFGWRAGAGVEQRVHKHLSIGLQYLHTSLKDDGARLRVSRGLQPATNPFILVNANGTDFKRSHSRFATDNISATANFRF, encoded by the coding sequence ATGTCGAAATTCATTCTCGCCGCAGCCGTCATCGCGACCGCGACTCCGGCCTTCGCCCAGTCCGCCGAGCCGACCAACTGGACCGGCTTCTATGTCGGCGGCCGCGCCGGCTACAGTTTCCAGCCGGGCGACGGCGACGAAACCGTGCTGTTCGACAATAATCTGGACGGCAATTTCGGCGACACGGTCCGCACCACGACGGGCGCCAACGCCTTCTCGCCGGGTTTCTGTGGCGGCGGCGCACGCTCGGCGGTGGCGGCGGACGGCTGCACCAAGGACAAGGACAGCCTCGAATTCGCGCTGCACGCGGGCTATGATTTCGATCTCGGCAAGGTCGTGATCGGTGGCCTCGCCGAAGTGGGCATGGGCTATGCCGAGGATAGCGTGACCGCTTTCTCCACCACGCCCGCCAATTATACCTGGACGCGGCGGATGGCCGAGAATTACGGGCTGCGCGCCCGCGTCGGCTATGCGCTCGGCGCGCAGCGCAATACGCTCGTCTATGGCACGGGCGGCGTGGTCTGGGCGAAGATGGACAACAGCTTCCGCTCGTCCAACCGCGCCAACGCGTTTCAGGACCTGTCCGATAACACGGTCTTTGGCTGGCGTGCGGGTGCGGGCGTGGAGCAGCGCGTGCACAAGCATCTGTCGATCGGCCTGCAATATCTGCACACCAGCCTGAAGGATGATGGCGCGCGGCTGCGCGTGTCGCGCGGGCTGCAGCCGGCGACCAATCCCTTCATCCTCGTCAATGCGAACGGCACCGATTTCAAGCGCAGCCATTCGCGCTTCGCGACCGATAATATCAGCGCGACGGCGAACTTCCGCTTCTGA
- the rpsF gene encoding 30S ribosomal protein S6 produces the protein MALYEHVFLARQDLAQAQVDALAEMVTKIVEEGQGKVVKTETWGLRSIAYRIAKNRKAHYVMLDIDAPTGVVAEIERQLGINEDIIRYMTVRVDALEQGPSAMMRRGDRDRARGERGDRPDRGPREDRPRRDDRDAA, from the coding sequence ATGGCTCTCTACGAGCACGTGTTCCTTGCGCGCCAGGATCTGGCACAGGCGCAGGTGGACGCATTGGCCGAAATGGTCACCAAGATCGTCGAGGAAGGTCAGGGCAAGGTCGTGAAGACCGAGACCTGGGGCCTCCGCAGCATCGCTTACCGCATCGCGAAGAATCGCAAGGCGCATTATGTGATGCTCGACATCGACGCCCCGACCGGCGTCGTCGCCGAGATCGAGCGTCAGCTCGGCATCAACGAAGATATCATCCGCTACATGACCGTCCGCGTGGACGCGCTGGAGCAGGGCCCGTCGGCGATGATGCGCCGCGGTGACCGTGACCGCGCCCGTGGCGAGCGTGGCGACCGCCCCGATCGTGGCCCGCGCGAGGATCGCCCGCGCCGTGACGACCGCGACGCGGCGTAA
- the rpsR gene encoding 30S ribosomal protein S18, with amino-acid sequence MARAFFRRRKSCPFSAKDAPRIDYKDVRLLQGFVSERGKIVPSRITAVSAKKQRELAQAIKRARHLGLLPYLVK; translated from the coding sequence ATGGCCCGTGCCTTTTTCCGCCGCCGCAAGAGCTGCCCCTTCTCCGCGAAGGATGCCCCCCGGATCGACTATAAGGACGTCCGTCTGCTGCAGGGCTTCGTGTCCGAGCGTGGCAAGATCGTCCCCAGCCGCATCACGGCGGTGTCCGCCAAGAAGCAGCGCGAACTCGCCCAGGCGATCAAGCGTGCCCGTCATCTGGGCCTGCTGCCCTACCTCGTTAAGTAA
- the rplI gene encoding 50S ribosomal protein L9 gives MDVILLERVEKLGQIGDVVTVKNGFARNFLLPRKKALRANEANKKVFEANKATIVAENAARRGEAEVASKDIDGKTITLIRQASNTGQLYGSVSARDLAELLAEDGAKVAKNQIVLDKPIKAIGLSEVKIVLHPEVTVSIKVNVARSPEEAEMQAQGVDVMAQMFERDEAGFIEDYDPNAEPGATADVRPDAEEEQEEA, from the coding sequence ATGGACGTGATCCTGCTCGAACGCGTTGAAAAGCTCGGCCAGATCGGTGACGTCGTCACCGTGAAGAACGGTTTCGCGCGCAATTTCCTCCTCCCCCGCAAGAAGGCGCTCCGCGCCAACGAAGCGAACAAGAAGGTCTTCGAGGCGAACAAGGCGACGATCGTCGCCGAGAACGCCGCCCGTCGCGGCGAGGCCGAAGTGGCTTCGAAGGACATCGACGGCAAGACCATCACCCTGATCCGTCAGGCGTCCAACACCGGCCAGCTTTATGGTTCGGTTTCGGCACGTGATCTGGCCGAGCTTCTCGCCGAGGACGGCGCGAAGGTCGCGAAGAACCAGATCGTCCTCGACAAGCCGATCAAGGCGATCGGCCTGAGCGAAGTGAAGATCGTTCTTCATCCGGAAGTGACCGTCTCGATCAAGGTGAACGTCGCCCGTTCGCCGGAAGAGGCCGAGATGCAGGCGCAGGGCGTCGACGTCATGGCTCAGATGTTCGAGCGCGACGAAGCCGGCTTCATCGAGGATTACGATCCGAACGCGGAACCCGGCGCCACCGCCGATGTCCGTCCGGACGCCGAGGAGGAGCAGGAGGAGGCCTGA
- the rimO gene encoding 30S ribosomal protein S12 methylthiotransferase RimO, which yields MATILPSPPKVGMVSLGCPKNLVDSERILTKLRADGYSMSPDYAGADVVLVNTCGFLDSAKEESLEAIGEAIAENGRVIVTGCMGKEAEVIRERFPSVLAVTGAHQYEQVVGAVHDAAPIPPSAYLDLVPANPLGGDLKLTPKHYSYLKISEGCNHRCSFCIIPALRGDLASRRPDAILREAEKLVAAGTRELLVISQDTSAYGLDLRHASYPLKGGGEIRSDMTDLARHLGQLGAWVRLHYVYPYPHVDRVIPLMAEGLVLPYLDIPFQHAAPSVLKAMKRPANEAKVLERIAKWREIAPDIAIRSTFVVGFPGETEADFDYLLQWLEEARLDRVGAFRFEPVAGAAANDLPDPVPEEVKEERYARLMELTARISAEKLEAKVGRTLDVIIDEVGGDGATGRSQADAPEIDGQVHLRDAGHLSPGDIVKVEIEEADEHDLFGVPA from the coding sequence ATGGCAACGATACTTCCCTCCCCGCCGAAAGTCGGCATGGTTTCGCTCGGCTGTCCGAAGAACCTTGTGGACAGCGAGCGCATCCTCACCAAGCTGCGCGCGGACGGCTATTCGATGTCGCCCGATTACGCGGGCGCCGATGTCGTTCTTGTGAATACCTGTGGTTTTCTGGATTCCGCCAAGGAAGAGAGCCTCGAGGCGATCGGCGAAGCGATCGCGGAGAATGGCCGCGTCATCGTCACCGGCTGCATGGGCAAGGAAGCGGAGGTGATTCGCGAGCGCTTCCCGTCCGTCCTCGCCGTCACCGGCGCGCATCAATATGAGCAGGTGGTGGGCGCGGTGCATGACGCGGCGCCGATTCCGCCTTCGGCCTATCTGGATCTGGTGCCGGCCAATCCTCTGGGCGGTGACCTGAAGCTCACGCCCAAGCATTACAGCTATCTGAAGATTTCGGAGGGCTGCAATCATCGCTGCAGCTTCTGCATCATCCCGGCCTTGCGCGGCGATCTCGCCAGCCGCCGCCCCGATGCGATCCTGCGCGAGGCGGAGAAATTGGTCGCGGCGGGCACGCGCGAACTGCTCGTCATCAGCCAGGATACGTCCGCCTACGGCCTCGATCTGCGCCATGCCTCCTATCCCCTGAAGGGCGGCGGCGAGATCCGTTCGGACATGACCGATCTCGCGCGCCATCTGGGCCAGTTGGGTGCCTGGGTGCGCCTCCACTACGTCTATCCCTATCCGCACGTGGATCGCGTGATCCCGCTGATGGCGGAGGGGCTGGTGCTGCCCTATCTCGATATCCCCTTCCAGCATGCGGCGCCGTCCGTGCTGAAGGCCATGAAGCGCCCGGCCAACGAGGCGAAGGTGCTGGAGCGGATCGCCAAGTGGCGCGAGATCGCGCCGGACATCGCGATCCGGTCGACCTTCGTGGTCGGCTTCCCCGGCGAGACCGAGGCCGATTTCGACTATCTGCTCCAATGGCTGGAGGAAGCCCGCCTCGATCGCGTCGGCGCGTTCCGGTTCGAGCCGGTCGCGGGCGCCGCCGCCAACGATCTGCCCGATCCGGTGCCGGAAGAGGTGAAGGAGGAGCGCTACGCCCGCCTGATGGAGCTGACCGCGCGCATCTCGGCCGAAAAGCTGGAGGCCAAGGTCGGCCGCACGCTGGACGTGATCATCGACGAGGTCGGCGGCGACGGTGCCACCGGCCGCAGCCAGGCGGACGCCCCCGAGATCGACGGTCAGGTCCACCTGCGCGACGCGGGCCATCTGTCCCCCGGCGACATCGTGAAGGTCGAAATCGAGGAAGCCGACGAACACGATCTGTTCGGCGTGCCGGCCTGA